Sequence from the Corallococcus sp. EGB genome:
AGCTCCGCGCCGTGCACGTTCACGAAGGGGGCTTGTTCTCCCTCGGAGAGGCTTCGTGCCTGGGGGGAACGGAAGCCGTCTCCGTAGCTGGCGAAGAGGGCCCAGGTGTCCGTGAGCGCGTATTCGATGCCGGCCTTCGCTCCCCAGTGCACTCCGAAGGCGCTGCGCGAGTAGCCCTGCCCGTCGTAGTAGCGCGGGTCCTGGAAGGCGAGCGCGTCGAAGACCTCCACGCCCAGCGCGTCGGCCCGGCCTCCCAGCCGGAAGGCCCAGCGGCCCACGGGGAGCCGGGCTTCGGCGTAACCCCAGACATCCGTCTGCGTGATGTCCGCGTCCACTTCGTCCGAGAAGAAGGTGCCGTCCGTCTCGCGGTAACGGCGTTGCGTCTGGTGGATGCCGTCACGCCGTCCCCCGAGGCCGAGCTCCAGCGCGACGGGACGGTCGAAGAGGGTGACCTGGCGGCGGTGCTCGGCGCGCAGGCCCAGCGTGGTCCCGCCGTTCGTCTGCTCCAGGCCGTCGCCCCGGTCGTCCACGCGGTAGCCGGTGAAGTTGTTGCGCAGGCGCAGGTCCGAGAGGATTCCAAAGGCCTCCAGGCGCGTGCGCGCGGTGCCCTCGCGGGGCAGGTCCACTCCGATGAGCAGCTGGTGCCTGGAGACCGTGCCTCCCTGCCGGTCGAAGGAGCCGGAGTAGAAGGTGCGGCGCCCGGCTGTGAGGTCGTCCTCGCGCACCACTCCGGGCGAGTCGAAGCGCGTGAAGTAGCTGCCTCCCAGGACGCGCGCGCTCAGGCCGTGGCCCAGGTCCATGTTCGCCTGGGCGAGGAGGCTGGCCCGGCCGTAGCCCCGCTGGGGGCCGAAGCCGTTGCTCTCCCCGAGCTCCGCCGCCGCGAAGGTGCCGGGGTCCTCGCCCGGGCGCACCGTCACGACGAGCCGGCGCGTGTTGAACTGGCCCAGCGTGCCGGCGAACTCCACGCCCTTCTCCCGGGCGCCCAGGTCCATGCGCACCGTTCCCGCCACCGCGAAGTCCCCCTGGAACGCGCGGTAGGAGCCCTCGGTCACCTCCAGCGCCTGGACGAGCTCCGGGATGATGAAGTTGGTGTCCGCGTAGCCGAGCGCGTGGATGTGGCTCACCTCGTTGACCGGCAGGCCTCCGATGTTCAGCTCCACGTCCTGACCGTGGAGCGCGTCGAAGCCGCGCAGGAAGAGCTGCTGCGCCTTGCCCTCGCCGCTGTGCTGCGAGGCCACCAGGCCCGGGACGACTCGCAGCACGTCCGTCGCGTTCATGCGCGGCGCCGTCCCGAGGATGTCCCGGCCAAGCGTGACCTCGGCGGCGCTCCGGGCCGGCCGCGTGCCGCGCACCACCGTGGAGCGCTGCTTGCCGGTGGCCTCCGGGGACGGCGGCCCTGCGCCATCCGGCTGCTGCGTCTCGGGTTGCTGCTGTTCCTGGGTCGCTTCTGTTACCGCATGGCCGGCGGCTTCCGCGGGCGGCCCCTCCTGCGCGGCGGGCACGGTTGCGGAAAGACACGTCGAGAGCGTGGCGAACGCGATGAGCAACATGGTCACGGGAGCGACGGCGCGAGGAGACGGCGACACGCCCCCGGGGCGCGTCGGGACGCGTTCCAGGGCGTGCGAGTGGAAAGGCAGACAGCTTCAGGGCGAGGACACACGCTCACGCAGGCCCGTGTCCGGCCAAGGCCAGACGGTCCGCATGCTCGCGAATCATCCTTCCGGAAATCCGAAGTGCGCCGTGCCTATGGGCCCTGCGGCATCGCGGCGGAGCGCAACCGCTGGCCCGGCGACCACTCCGGGCTTCGCTCCGGCTCCACCCGCCAGGAGACCCAGCGCAGCTTCGGCGGCACGAACACCGTCCAGTTCGCCGCCACCGCGAGCAGGTGCTCCACCGAGCCCGTCAGGTGCTGGTGGCCATGGCCCCGCTTCGTCCCGTCCGGCTCGCCGTGCCCGGGCTCCGGCGCGCACGGGGCCTTCGCCGCCTCGCAGGCCTTGCCCGTCGTGCGGTGGACGTGGGAGCTCGCGCCGTGTTCGTGGCCGTGCGGGCCCAGGCCTCCGCCGTGGCCCACCACCGCGTGCAGCACCGGCGCCACCGCGAGCCCGTACACCAGGACCCACAGTCCCAGGAACGCCAGGTCACGTCGGTCTCGAGAATCCCACACGGTGGTTCAGGCGTACGGTGACAGAGCGTCCAGGACGGGAGGGGGAGGCGGCTGGCTGCCTATCCGTCCTCCTCCCGACATGCAAGGCCGCCCCCGCCGCCCGCTGCCAGACAGCGCCCTGGCGTCCTGTCCCATGACCCCGTGGACCTCTTGACGCATCGCATCGGAATCCGCTGCGGCCACAGACTTCCCGTCATAGACTCCAGGCGTGCGTTCTGAATCCGCCGCCCTCCGCTCCCTGCCTGCCTCCATCGAGGTTCCCGCACCTCCCTCGCGCGCCGACCGTCTGCGCGCCCTGGGGAGCGAGTCCTTCGACCTGCTCGTGATTGGTGGCGGGGTGACGGGCGCGGGCGCGGCCCGGGATGCGGCGCTGCGCGGTCTGAAGGTCGCCCTGGTGGAGCGCGAGGACTTCGCCAGCGGGACGTCCAGCCGCTCGTCGCGACTCATCCACGGCGGGCTGCGCTATCTGGAGCATGGCCACCTGGGGCTCGTCTTCGAGTCGAGCATCGAGCGGCGCCGCCTGCTGCACCTGGCGCCCCACCTGGTGCGGCCGCTGGCCTTCGTCTGGCCCGTGTACGAGGGCGCGCGGGTGCCTCGCTGGAAGCTCAACGCGGGGCTGATGCTGTACGACGCCCTGTCGCTGTTCCGGAACGTGAAGGCGTATCAGCGCCTGTCGCTCAAGCAGGTCATGGAGGCCGAGCCCGGCATCAAGTCCGAGGGGCTCAAGGGCGGCGCGCGCTACTACGACGCGGCCACCGACGACGCGCGCCTCACGCTGGCCAACGCGCTGGGCGCGAGCGAGGCCGGCGCGGTGGTGCTCAACCACGCCTCCGTGAAGCGGCTGGTGCTGGAGGAGGGCAAGGCGAAGGGCGCGGTGGTGGTGGATCACCTCACGGGCCTGGAGCACACCGTGCGCGCTCGCGCCGTGGTCAACGCGACGGGGCCCTGGAGCGATGAGATCCGCCAGCTGGATTCGCAGCAGTCGCGCACGGGCCCCGCGGTCCGTGGCAGCAAGGGCGTGCACATCTCCGTGCCCCGGTCGCGGCTGAACATCGGGGACGCGCTCACGCTCCTGTCCCCCGTGGATGGCCGCGTGATGTTCATCCTGCCCGCGGATGCGTTCACCCTCATCGGCACGACGGAGACGGCCACCCGCGCCCATCCGGCCGAGGTGCGCGCGAGCGAGGCCGATGTGGCCTACCTGCTCTCTTCCGCCAACGCCTTCTTCCCCGACGCGCACCTCACGCGCGAGGACATGGTCAGCGCCTGGGCCGGCATCCGTCCGCTAGCCGCGAGCGGCTATCACGGCAACAGCGACGCGGGCAGCGCCAGCCGCGAGCACGCCATCGACGTGAGCCCATCCGGCGTGCTGGCCATCAGCGGCGGCAAGCTCACCACCTTCCGGGTCATGGCCCGCGACGTGGTCAACGCCGTGGAGCGCCACCTGGCCCTTCCGCACAAGAAGCCCGTCACCCACGAGCAGCCCCTGCCGGGCGGCGACCTCCTCAAGCTGGACGCGGAGCTCGCGGCGGCGAAGCAGGAGACCGGGGACGCGGCCACGGGCGAGCACCTGGTGCGCGCGTACGGCAGCCGCTGGCGCGCGGTGTGGGCGCTCACGCGCGAGACGCCGGCGCTGGCCGAGCCGCTGGTGGACGGCATGCCCTACCGCCGCGCCGAGGCCGCGTGGGGCGTGACCCATGAGATGGTGCAGACGCTCGCCGACCTGCTCATCCGCCGCCTCAAGGTCGCGTTCGAGACGCGGGACCAGGGCCGCGCCGCCGCCGTCCGCGCCGCGGAGGTGATGGCGCCGCTCCTGGGCTGGGACGCGGCGGAGACCGAGCGCCAGCTGGCTGCCTACGCCGCGGATGCCCAGCGCATCTTCGGCGTGGACCCCTCCGACGCCTGACCCCTTGCTGGGAGAAGACGGACCTGGTGCGTCATGAACGCGTCCGGGTGCCGGACAACGAACGGGCGCGCCCCTTGAGCGTCGGGCGCCTTACGTTGGCTCGGCACCGGATGTCCGTTGGGCGCACGACAGCCGCCCGAGCAGTCGTCCTGCGTCCATGCTTAAATCGCAATGGGAACGGGAAGCAGGGTCGCCCCGTTCTTCCCGGCCCTCATTCGGGGGCGAATCACGGCGCGGTTTCCACAGTGGCCGGACGAAGGAGATGCACCCCATGAAGCGTTGGCTTTGGCTTGGGCTCGGGTTGTCCGGACTGGTGGCGAGCGGCTGTGGAAGCGATCCCGACCCTGTCGTCGTCCCGCAGGCGTGTCCGGGAACCTCGGAGATGTCGCTGCCTTCGACCTCGACGGCGGCCTCCGCGCTGCGCTCGGACACCGGGGACACGGCGGACGGGGTGATCATCACCTACAAGCCGCAGGTGAGCGCGAAGTCGCTGGCGGCCTCGGAGGACATCGCGACGGCGGTGGAGCGCCAGGGCGGCAGGGTGCGGCGCCGCATCCCGAACATGAACGTGGTGTCCGCCCACCTGTCGCCGGCGGCCATCGAGGCGCTGAAGCTGCGGCCGGACGTGGTCTCCGTGACGCCCAACCGCCGCGTGCACGCGATGGGGCTGCCCACGCCTCCGCCGCTCGCGTCGTGGCAGGGCATGTTCAGCACGCAGGGGTCGGTGGGCGAGTACACGGAGGGGCTGAAGCTGGTCCAGGCCCCGCAGGTGTGGGACGCGAACAACGACGGCATCATCGACCCCGGCGCGCCCACGGGCGAGGGCGTGAAGGTGTGCGTCATCGACAGCGGCTGGGACAGCAAGCACCCGGAGCTGAAGGCGGCGTTCCTCAAGGGGAAGGACTTCGTCGACAACGACGATGATCCGTCCGACCAGACCGTGTCCCAGGGCACCGTCACGGTGGGCGGCGGCCACGGCACCCACGTGTCCGCGACCATCCTGGCGCAGTTCGGTCCGGGCACCGGCGGACGCGTGGCGCCCGGGGAGGATCCGAACGGCGTGGTGGGCGTGGCGCCGGGCGCGTCGCTGCTCGTCGCGCGCGTGCTGGACACGAACGGCGGCGGCAGCACGGACGACGTCATCGCGGCGGTGGACTGGTGCCACTCGCAGGGGGCGCGGATCGCCTCGCTGTCGCTGGGCGCGCCGGACTCGTCCCCCGTCGAGCAGACCATGTTCGAGAAGGTCTGGGATGGCGGCAACGGCATGCTGTCCATCGCGGCCAGCGGCAACGACGGCAAGCGCGGCATCTCCTATCCGGCCGGGTACATGCCGTCGGTGATGGCGGTGGGCGCGGTGGACATGCAGGGCAAGATCGCGGCCTTCTCCCAGTACGGCCAGGAGCTGTCCGTGGTGGGACCGGGCGTGGGCGTGCTGAGCGCCACGGTGCTGGGGTTGGCGTCGCTGTCCTCGGTGACCGTGCCGTCGCTGCCCCTCACCTCGTCGCCGCTCACGTACACCGCGCAGGGCTCGTACACGGGCAGGCTGGTCAACTGCGGCCTGGGCGCGGACCGCGCGGCGTGCGGCGCGGCCGCCACCTGCGAGGGCTTCGTCGCCTACGTGGACCGCGGCGACCTGTTCTTCGAGGAGAAGGCTCGCAACGTCATCCAGGCCGGCGCTCGCGCGGTCATCATCGGCAACAACGTGGAGGATGACGGCGACGGCACCTTCACGCTGGGCTCCGCGAACGACCACTGGGTGCCCACGGTGTCGGTGTCCATGGCGTCCGGTACGGCCCTCAAGAAGCTGATCGGTCAGGAGGTGACGGTGAACGTCACCGGCCTGGACTACCAGCGCGAGTCCGGCACCTCCATGGCCACCCCGCACGTGTCGGGCGTCGCCGCGCTGGTGTTCAGCGCCCGTCCGGACCTGACGGCCGCGCACGTGCGCGCGGTGCTGGAGAAGACGGCGCTGGACGACACGGCGGTGCCGGGCAAGGACGAGAAGTACGGCTACGGCCTGGTGCAGGCGGTCAAGGCCGTGCAGCTGGCGCGCTCGCTGCCCCCGGGAGGCGGTCCGCTCCCGCTGCCGTGACGGCGCGTGTCGGTGCGCTCGTGGCGCTGACGCCCCCGCGTCCCATTTCGTGGGACCGGGGGCGTCCTCTTTTCCAAAAGCAGGCGCCGTGTCGTGGGGTGGTGGGCCGGGCGGGCGGGCAGGCGCCATGCTTCCGGGTCGGTGGTTCTCGCGGTGTGAGCACGCACCTTCCCTGATGGGGAGGCGCGCCGGGCATGAAGCGAGACACGTGGCTGGGATTGGGCATCGCGGGCGTGGCCTGCCTGTTGATGTGCGCTGGGGCGCAGTCAGGCGGCATGGCGGATGACGCGACATCCGAGGAGACCGCGGCCTCGCAGGCTCCGGCGACGCCCACGGCTCCGGTGGCGGCGCCTCCACGGCAGCAACCGGCGACGGGCGGATCCGGGACGAACCCTCAGACCCCCGCTGGCATGGCGCCCGCGCAGGGCGCTCCCTCGCAAGGAACCGCGACCCGGAATGCAACCCCTGGGGAGAGCCCTCCCGCGAATCCGAACCCCCCCAACCCGGAGGCGAACGCGGGCACTGGCGGCACGGGCAATACGGGCACGGGGCCTCCCACGGCGGCGACGCCTCCTCCCTCCGGCGCGCCGCCAGGCGTCGCGGTGGTGGACGCCATCTACCGGGGCTCGGTGCGCTCCGTGTCTCCCACGGAGGTCGTCATCGACAACGCGGGCTCGCGGCTGCCGCTGGAGATCAGCGCCCAGACGCGCATCCTCCGCGATGGGGAGAGAATCAGCGCGACGCAGCTCAAGGAGGGCGAGCGCGTGCGCGCCACCGTGAACCTGGTGGGCCGCAGCCACACGCGGGAGATCGCCGTGCTGACCGGCGACGAGGCCCGCCGCGACGCCGAGACGCGGCGACGGTGACGTCAGCCGTGTGGCACCGCCCGCGTCACCCGGGCGGAGGTTTCCACCATGACGGTCTACGACCGGTACCGAACCCTGTTGCACAAACTGGCCCTCGTTCGCGCCCGCGCGCCGGGAGGGGATTCACCCGAGGCCGACGCGCTGCTCGACGCGATGGACGAGGCCTGGGACGCGCTGTCCGACGGTGAGCGCGCCGCCATGGAGCGCGAGCGCGCCCGGCTGGCCCTGGCTTCCGAGCCGCGTGCCGTGCCCGCGTGACGCGCGGGTTTCACTCCCGCGCGGAGCCCATGGGCGCGCCCGTGGGCCCCTGGGGAAGGCGCGGAGAGGGCCGGGACGGTGGCAGCCCCCGCCGCTGGCGCTGACGCCACACCGCCCGCGAGTAGTCCACCACCGACGCCAGCGACAGCAGCGCGACGAGCGCCACGAGCGGCCGCACCAGCGGCGGGTAGAGCAGCACGCACAGCAACGCCGCGAGCTGCAGCGTGGTGACGACCTTGCCCAGCATTCGCGCCTTGAGCTCGACGGCGCGCATGTCCGGCCGGATCCTCGCGACGATGAAGCCGATGGCGGTGCCGATGTCGCGCAGGAGCAGCAGCGTCAGCTCCACCGGGTCGATGAGCCCGTCCAGCAGACACACGATGAAGGCCGTCACCATGAAGGCGCGGTCCGCCACCGGGTCGATGAGCGCCCCCAGCCGCGTGACCAGCCCCCGGTGCCGGGCAATCCAGCCGTCCAGGAAGTCCGTCGCCGCCGCCGCCACCACCAGCAAGGCCCGCACACGCAGGTCCGACACCGCGATGAACGCCGCGGCGAGCGGCAGTCGCGACAGGGACAGCGTATTGAGCAGCACGAGGCTTGCCCGACGGTGCATGGCTTTCAAAAGGTAGTGCTCGGTCCCCGGCGCGCACCTGCCCGCCGCGGCGAGCGTCCAGCGAAGAACTCCCCTGATACCCTCGCTGATCCACCCCTGGCCACGGACCCTGGATTCCGTGTGCGGTGTCCCAGGACCATGCCCGGGAATCCGCCCGGCCCGCTTCCCCTGGAGCCCGCCCCTTGAACGCGTTGGGACCCGTCCGCGCCCTGCTGGCCCTGGCCACCCTGTCCGCCATCGCGCTGCCCCTGGTGAGCTGCGAAGCGGCCGGCCGGGCGAAGGCCGCGCCCCGCGCCCCCTCGGCGGAGGAGCGGACGCGCTACCCGTGGCTTCCCGCGTCCGTCCGGGTGCGCTCGCTGGAGGAGACGTTCGCGCCGCCCGAGGGCTACACGCGCGTGCCCCTGGAGGCGGGGTCGTTCGGGGCCTGGCTGCGCGGACTGCCCCTGCGCCCCGAGGGCACCCCCGTGCGCGACTTCCAGGGCCAGACGGTGCTGGCGGCGTCCGACGCCCGGCTCGCGGCGGTCGCGGAGCTGGACGTGGGCACCGCGGACCTCCAGCAGTGCGCGGACTCCATCCTGCGCCTGCACGCGGAGTGGCGCTGGGCGTCCGGCCACCCGGAGCGCATCGCCTACCGGTTCACCAGCGGCCACCTGGCGTCCTGGCCCCGGTACGCGGCCGGGGAGCGGGCGCGCGTGTCCGGTGCGAAGGTGACGTGGGTGCCGGGCAGCGCGGCGGCGGACAGCTCACGGGCGGCCTTCCGCAACTACCTGGAGCTGCTCTTCACCTACGCGGGCACCCTGTCGCTTCAAGCAGAGGGCGCCCGGCCCCCGCGGGAGCAGCCGCGCCCCGGGGACTTCTTCGTCCTGGGGGGCAGCCCCGGCCATACGGTGCTCGTGCTGGACGTGGCCACCAACGCGAAGGGAGAACGGGTGGCGCTGGTGGGCCAGGGCTTCACCCCCGCGCAGGACTTCCACGTCCTGGCGGGGAAGGACGGGCCCTGGTTCCCGCTGGAGGGGGAGCGCCTGGCGACGCCCTTCTGGGCGCCCTTCCCCATGACGTCCCTGCGCCGCCTGCCATCCCCCTGAGGGGTGAAACGTGAAACACGGTCGAGCTGCGGCCGGGCGGGCGCCCTCCCGGTGTTCCCCCACACGGACGGGCAGGCGGAGAACAAGAGGGGCTCCAAGGGTTCTGCTGGAATCGACGGGAGGGAGGAGGCAGGTTGCGGCGCGGAGTGTTGTCCTGCAATCAACGGGGACGCATCGAAGCCGGGCCCGTCCTCCCCCCACGTGTCTGACAGCCTAAAGGGGAAGCGGCGTTTGCCTCCCCGAGCCTCGACCATGTCCTCCGCCGCCGCGCCCCTGCCCACGTCCTCCCCCAGGGCCAGCATCCTCATCGTCGACGACACGCCGGCTCACCTGCTGGCGCTGGAGGGCATCCTCGCGCCGTTGGGGCAGCGGCTGGTGCGCGCCACCTCCGGGCGTGAGGCCCTGCGGCGCGTGCTGGACGCGGACTTCGCCGCCGTCCTGATGGACATGAACCTGGGCGACATGACGGGCGTGGAGGTGCTGAGCCTCCTGCGCGAGCGTGAGCGCAACCGGCGCACGCCCGTGCTGCTGATGACCGCGGGCGACGGGGATGAGAAGGAGTGGCTGGCGGCATACGCGCACGGCGCGGTGGACTACCTGCGCAAGCCGCTGCGGCCGGAGATCCTGCTGGCGAAGGTGTCGATGTTCGTGGAGCTGCACCTGGCGCGCGAGGCCGTGCAGCGGCGTGAGGAGGCCCTGCGCGAGCGCGAGCGCCACGCCCTGGAGGCCGTCCACCGCGAGCGGCTGCACGCGTTCCTCATGCAGGCCCCGGTGGGCATCTCCATCACGCGCGGGCCGGACTTCGTCTTCGAGCTGGCGAACCCCTACTACGAGCTGCTGGTGGGCCGGCGGGTGACGCCGGGCCAGACGCTGGTGGACGCGTTCCCGGAGATGGCGTCGCAGCCGGAGGTGATGGAGGTGCTGCGCGGGGTGATGCGCACGAAGCAGCCCTTCGTGCGGCCGGAGTTCGAGGTGGAGCTGGAGCGCGACGGGCGGAGGGACTCCGTCTTCTTCAACGTCATCTACCACCCGATGGTGGAGATGGACGGCACCGCGTCCGGCATCATCACCCTGGCCACGGACGTGACGGAGTTCGTGCGCGCGCGCCGGCACACGGAGGCGCTCACGCAGGACCTGCAACGGCAGCAGGTCGCGCTGGCGGACAGCGAGCAGCGCCTGCGCCTGGCGCTGACGGCGACCCAGCTGGGCACCTTCGACATGGACGTGGTGACGGGCGCGCTCAAGTGGGACGCGCGCTGCAAGGCGCTCTTCGGCCTGCCGCCCGAAGCGGAGTCGTCCTACGAGCTGTTCCTCGCGGGCCTGCACCCGGAGGACCGGGACGCCGTGCAGCGCGCGGTGGCGCTCAGCTGGGACCCCAGCGGCAGGGGCGACTACGACGTGGCCTACCGCACCGTGGGCCTGAAGGACGGCGTGGAGCGCTGGGTGCGCGCCACGGGCCGCACGTACTTCCAGGACGGCGAGCCGGTGCGCTTCGTGGGCACCGTGCAGGACATCACCGCGCGCAAGCGCGCCGACGCGGAGCGGGCCCGGCTGATGGCGAGCGAGCTGCGCCGCACCGAGCAGCTGCGCGGCCTGTCGCGCGCGAGCCTGGCCCTCAACGCGGCCGGCAGCGTGCCGGCCATCCTGGACCTGGTGACGCTCAAGGCGCGCAAGCTGATTGGCGCGAACCAGTCCTTCGTGCAGGTGGCGGACGGCCGTGACGCCCCGCCGCTCGCCGCGCTGTCGGCGGTGGACCACGCGCCGACGGAGCCGGACGCCGCCCGGGTGCCGGTGGACGAGCGCGGCCTCTTCGCCCGGGTGTGCCAGGAGAACCGGCCGCTGCGCCTGACGCGCGAGGAGTTGCGCCGGCACCCGGCCTACGCGGAAGCGCCCCCCGCCCCTCCGCCCGCGCTGCCCTTGAAGGGCTTCCTCGCGGTGCCGCTGGTGGGCCACGACGGCCGCAACCTGGGCCTGGTGCAGGTGTCCGACAAGGTGGAGGGCGACTTCGACGCGGAGGACGAGACCATCGCCGTGCAGCTGGCGCAGATGGCCAGCGTGGCGCTGGAGAACGCGCGCCTGTACGAGACGGCGCAGGCCGAGCGGCGCAACCTGTTCGCGGTGCTCAAGCAGCTGCCCGCCGCCATCTCCGTGCTGCGCGGGCCGGAGTTCGTCTTCGAGATGGCCAACGACCTGCGCTTGAAGCTCACCGGTTCCCGGCCGCTGCTGGGGCTGCCCGTGCGCCAGGCGCTGCCGGAGCTGAGCGGACAGGGCCAGCTCGCCCAGCTGGAGGCGGTCTACCGCACCGGCGAGACCTACCGCGGCAACGAGGTGCCCATGCGCCTGGGCCGCGACGTGGGGCAGGAGGGGCCCGAGGGCTACTTCAACCTCACCTTCCAGCCGCTGCGCAACGCGGAGGGCAAGGTGGACGGCATCGTCTCCGTGTCCTGGGAGGTGACGGAGCAGGTGCTGGCGCGCCGGCGCATCGAGGCGCTGGCCGCGGAGCTGAAGGAGCGCGAGCAGCAGTTCCGCACGCTGGCGGACTCCATCCCCCAGCTGGCGTGGATGGCGGAGCCGGACGGGCGCCTCTTCTGGTTCAACCAGCGCTGGTACGACTACACCGGGGCCACGGTCGGGCAGGCGGGCCAGAAGGACTGGAACGACCTCATCGACCCGGAGGACGCCGGGCGCGTGCTGGAGCACTTCAACGCGGCCCTTCGCGAGGGGACGCTGTGGGAGGACCAGTTCCGCCTGCGCCGCGCGGACGGCAGCTACCGCTGGTTCCTGTCGCGCGCCATGCCCGTGCGGGATGGCGAGGGGCGAATCGCCCGCTGGTTCGGCACCAACACGGACATCGACGACGAGCGCCGGACGCTGGAGAGCCTCAAGCAGGCGGAGGAGGAAATCCGCCACCTCAACACCGGCCTGGAGAAGCGCGTGCGCGAGCGCACCGCCCAGTTGCAGGAGGCGAACAAGGAGCTGGAGTCCTTCAGCTACTCCGTGTCGCACGACCTGCGCGCGCCGCTGCGCCACATCACCGGCTTCGCGCAGCTGTTGGAGCGGCGGGCCGGGGCGAAGCTGGATGACGTGTCGCGCGGCTACCTGTCCACCATCGCGGGCGCGGCGAAGCAGGGCGGCACGCTGGTGGACGACCTGCTCGCGTTCAGCCGCATGGGCCGGGCGGAGCTGCGCCAGTCGCGGGTGGACCTGGGCCAGCTGGTGGAGGAGGCCCGCCGCGACCTGATGCCGGAGGCCACCGGGCGCAAGGTCGAGTGGCGGGTAGGAGACCTGCCCACGGTGGAGGGCGATGCCGCGCTCCTGCGTCAGGTCATCCACAACCTGTTGGCGAACGCGCTGAAGTATACCCGTCCCAAGCCGGAGGCCCTCATCGAGGTGGGGGCCCGCGAGACGGAGAGCGAGGTCTCCG
This genomic interval carries:
- a CDS encoding PAS domain-containing protein, which gives rise to MSSAAAPLPTSSPRASILIVDDTPAHLLALEGILAPLGQRLVRATSGREALRRVLDADFAAVLMDMNLGDMTGVEVLSLLRERERNRRTPVLLMTAGDGDEKEWLAAYAHGAVDYLRKPLRPEILLAKVSMFVELHLAREAVQRREEALRERERHALEAVHRERLHAFLMQAPVGISITRGPDFVFELANPYYELLVGRRVTPGQTLVDAFPEMASQPEVMEVLRGVMRTKQPFVRPEFEVELERDGRRDSVFFNVIYHPMVEMDGTASGIITLATDVTEFVRARRHTEALTQDLQRQQVALADSEQRLRLALTATQLGTFDMDVVTGALKWDARCKALFGLPPEAESSYELFLAGLHPEDRDAVQRAVALSWDPSGRGDYDVAYRTVGLKDGVERWVRATGRTYFQDGEPVRFVGTVQDITARKRADAERARLMASELRRTEQLRGLSRASLALNAAGSVPAILDLVTLKARKLIGANQSFVQVADGRDAPPLAALSAVDHAPTEPDAARVPVDERGLFARVCQENRPLRLTREELRRHPAYAEAPPAPPPALPLKGFLAVPLVGHDGRNLGLVQVSDKVEGDFDAEDETIAVQLAQMASVALENARLYETAQAERRNLFAVLKQLPAAISVLRGPEFVFEMANDLRLKLTGSRPLLGLPVRQALPELSGQGQLAQLEAVYRTGETYRGNEVPMRLGRDVGQEGPEGYFNLTFQPLRNAEGKVDGIVSVSWEVTEQVLARRRIEALAAELKEREQQFRTLADSIPQLAWMAEPDGRLFWFNQRWYDYTGATVGQAGQKDWNDLIDPEDAGRVLEHFNAALREGTLWEDQFRLRRADGSYRWFLSRAMPVRDGEGRIARWFGTNTDIDDERRTLESLKQAEEEIRHLNTGLEKRVRERTAQLQEANKELESFSYSVSHDLRAPLRHITGFAQLLERRAGAKLDDVSRGYLSTIAGAAKQGGTLVDDLLAFSRMGRAELRQSRVDLGQLVEEARRDLMPEATGRKVEWRVGDLPTVEGDAALLRQVIHNLLANALKYTRPKPEALIEVGARETESEVSVWVRDNGVGFEMQYVDKLFGVFQRLHTAEEFEGTGIGLANVRRIVSRHGGRTWAEGAVGQGATFTFTLPRASPPEKKVETHA